A single window of Archangium gephyra DNA harbors:
- a CDS encoding VOC family protein yields MHRSRLAAFVIDCKSEDIEAATTFWSKALGRPVVPHTPEDANYRELTAAAEEPMLLVQKVDHPGRIHLDIESDDIEAEVKRLEALGAKRVEFIKRWWVMEAPTGQRFCVVRPQRGPLEGRGNEWSGEG; encoded by the coding sequence ATGCATCGCAGCCGGCTCGCCGCCTTCGTCATTGACTGCAAGAGCGAGGACATCGAAGCGGCCACGACCTTCTGGAGCAAGGCGCTCGGAAGGCCCGTCGTGCCACATACACCGGAGGACGCCAACTACCGCGAGCTCACGGCGGCCGCCGAGGAGCCGATGCTCCTCGTGCAGAAGGTGGATCATCCGGGCCGCATCCACCTGGACATCGAGAGCGATGACATCGAGGCGGAGGTGAAGCGGCTGGAGGCGCTCGGAGCGAAGCGGGTGGAGTTCATCAAGCGCTGGTGGGTGATGGAGGCGCCGACGGGCCAGCGCTTCTGTGTCGTCCGCCCCCAGCGTGGGCCCCTGGAGGGCCGCGGCAACGAGTGGAGCGGCGAGGGCTGA
- a CDS encoding M1 family metallopeptidase: MTRLLSLLLLLGHLPALAAESPAPAAPFFDPQGRTLGAPLSERVTSYEIDARLDPATHALTGQETITWRNRSNEPQATLWFHLYWNAFKNDRSTFYREAKEKGGVRDSDASSPSFPDNKPDEWGYSNVKALRVKGGADLLPTLRFEHPDDDNTEDQTVFTVTLPEPVPPGGQVTLELQWEGQVPKVLARAGRSDSGFYLVAQWFPKLGVLEVPPERGVTSPRWNCHQYHSSSEFYADFGTYDVRLTVPRAMKVGATGVRVERRENPDGTQTLRYHQDDVHDFAWTASERFEVLEDVFRSPGLPEVGLTVLVEPKHHRSGPQIMAAAKASLEHFGRWWTPWPYSHLTLVAPPTDGIEAGGMEYPTFVTVVGREEPGEPKDFIIWETTAHEFGHNYWQGLLASNEFEEPWLDEGINSYGTSRLCLAENVKANPAHILPSPLRGWVGPLFATDWDERDRMRGMSGLRENSPILQASWQFRTTGDYFRNSYSRPQVTLYALEQLVGEETMARILRTYVERWKFRHPRSEDFFAVVNEVSGQDLGWFFDTFFRGTGTLDYAVGSMSCEEHAGKKGFFDDGKGGVQLVERAPRGEAKDDTVNRCEVQVNRLGDVRIPVEVKVTFTDGSSQVERWDGQARYKHFFLERTGKDVDIQQVELQGVNALDIHPANNSRTKKLSGQVAMSLFGWATYVGQMLSTVPSLLF, translated from the coding sequence ATGACACGCCTCCTCTCCCTGCTGCTGCTGCTCGGCCACCTCCCGGCGCTCGCCGCGGAGTCCCCGGCCCCCGCCGCTCCTTTCTTCGACCCTCAGGGCCGTACCCTGGGCGCGCCCCTCTCCGAGCGCGTCACCAGCTACGAGATCGACGCCCGGCTGGATCCGGCCACCCACGCGCTCACCGGCCAGGAGACCATCACCTGGCGCAACCGGAGCAACGAGCCTCAAGCCACCCTGTGGTTCCATCTGTATTGGAACGCCTTCAAGAACGACCGCTCCACGTTCTACCGGGAGGCCAAGGAGAAGGGCGGCGTCCGGGACTCGGACGCGAGCTCGCCCTCCTTCCCCGACAACAAGCCGGACGAGTGGGGCTACTCGAACGTGAAGGCCCTGCGGGTGAAGGGCGGCGCGGACCTGCTGCCCACGCTGCGCTTCGAGCACCCGGACGATGACAACACGGAGGACCAGACGGTCTTCACCGTGACGCTGCCCGAGCCGGTGCCCCCCGGTGGCCAGGTGACGCTGGAGCTCCAGTGGGAGGGGCAAGTGCCCAAGGTGCTCGCCCGCGCCGGCCGCTCGGACAGCGGCTTCTACCTGGTGGCCCAGTGGTTTCCCAAGCTGGGCGTGCTGGAGGTGCCCCCCGAGCGCGGCGTCACCAGCCCCCGCTGGAACTGCCACCAGTACCACTCCTCCTCCGAGTTCTACGCCGACTTCGGCACCTACGACGTGCGCCTGACGGTGCCCCGAGCGATGAAGGTGGGCGCCACGGGTGTGCGGGTGGAGCGCCGCGAGAATCCGGACGGCACCCAGACCTTGCGCTACCACCAGGACGACGTGCACGACTTCGCCTGGACCGCCTCCGAGCGCTTCGAGGTGCTCGAGGACGTGTTCCGCTCGCCGGGCCTGCCCGAGGTGGGGCTCACCGTGCTGGTGGAGCCGAAGCACCACCGCTCGGGACCGCAGATCATGGCGGCCGCCAAGGCGTCGTTGGAGCACTTCGGCCGGTGGTGGACCCCGTGGCCGTATTCGCACCTCACGCTGGTGGCACCGCCCACGGATGGCATCGAGGCGGGTGGCATGGAGTACCCCACCTTCGTCACCGTGGTGGGCCGCGAAGAGCCGGGCGAGCCCAAGGACTTCATCATCTGGGAGACGACGGCGCACGAGTTCGGCCACAACTACTGGCAGGGCCTGCTGGCGTCCAACGAGTTCGAGGAGCCATGGCTCGACGAGGGCATCAACAGCTATGGGACCTCCAGGCTGTGCCTCGCCGAGAACGTGAAGGCCAACCCGGCCCACATCCTCCCCAGCCCGCTGCGGGGATGGGTGGGCCCCCTGTTCGCCACGGACTGGGACGAGCGCGACCGGATGCGCGGCATGAGCGGCCTGCGCGAGAACTCGCCCATCCTCCAGGCCTCGTGGCAGTTCCGGACCACGGGGGACTACTTCCGCAACAGCTACAGCCGCCCCCAGGTGACGCTCTACGCGCTGGAGCAGCTGGTGGGCGAGGAGACCATGGCGCGCATCCTGCGCACCTACGTGGAGCGCTGGAAGTTCCGCCACCCGCGCAGCGAGGACTTCTTCGCCGTGGTCAACGAGGTGTCAGGGCAGGACCTGGGCTGGTTCTTCGACACGTTCTTCCGGGGCACCGGCACGCTGGACTACGCGGTGGGCTCGATGTCGTGCGAGGAGCACGCCGGGAAGAAGGGCTTCTTCGACGACGGCAAGGGCGGCGTCCAGCTGGTGGAGCGCGCGCCCCGGGGCGAGGCGAAGGACGACACGGTGAATCGCTGCGAGGTCCAGGTGAACCGGCTCGGCGACGTCCGCATCCCGGTGGAGGTGAAGGTGACGTTCACGGATGGCTCGTCCCAGGTGGAGCGCTGGGACGGACAGGCGCGCTACAAGCACTTCTTCCTCGAGCGGACCGGCAAGGACGTCGACATCCAGCAGGTGGAGCTCCAGGGAGTCAACGCCCTGGACATCCACCCGGCCAACAACTCCCGGACGAAGAAGCTGTCCGGCCAGGTGGCCATGTCGCTGTTCGGCTGGGCCACCTACGTGGGCCAGATGCTCTCCACCGTCCCTTCCCTCCTCTTCTGA
- a CDS encoding metallophosphoesterase, giving the protein MSRTIVIGDLHGCYDEALELLDKVGATSSDRIIFTGDLVDRGPKRRECVELAMQHESILGNHEEKHLQQRRRKDADLLPDHLETRQALGLEHLDYFATLPHFILLPEYNAAVVHAGVLPGKTLEQQDPYHLLHAQCVRPPERKSYWPSKAPADYRFWTHHWKGPERVIFGHTVFDRPLVTEYAVGIDTGCVYGRSLTAVVLPTWELVSVPARRSYRGGKDVALLPVHGDVNVFS; this is encoded by the coding sequence ATGTCCCGCACCATCGTCATCGGAGACCTCCACGGGTGCTACGACGAGGCCCTGGAGCTGCTCGACAAGGTGGGCGCCACCTCGAGTGACCGGATCATCTTCACGGGTGACCTGGTCGATCGCGGCCCCAAGCGCCGCGAGTGTGTCGAGCTGGCCATGCAGCACGAGTCCATCCTCGGCAACCACGAGGAGAAGCACCTGCAGCAGCGCCGCCGCAAGGACGCCGACCTCCTCCCGGATCATCTGGAGACCCGGCAGGCCCTCGGCCTCGAGCACCTCGACTACTTCGCCACCCTGCCCCACTTCATCCTCCTGCCCGAGTACAACGCCGCCGTGGTCCACGCGGGCGTCCTGCCCGGCAAGACGCTCGAGCAGCAGGACCCCTACCACCTGCTGCATGCCCAGTGCGTGCGGCCCCCGGAGCGCAAGAGCTACTGGCCCTCGAAGGCGCCAGCGGACTACCGCTTCTGGACGCACCACTGGAAGGGCCCCGAGCGCGTCATCTTCGGACACACCGTGTTCGACCGGCCGCTCGTCACGGAGTACGCGGTGGGCATCGACACCGGGTGCGTCTACGGCCGCTCGCTCACCGCGGTGGTGCTCCCCACGTGGGAGCTCGTCTCGGTGCCCGCGCGGCGGTCGTACCGGGGCGGCAAGGACGTGGCCCTGCTCCCCGTCCATGGCGACGTGAACGTGTTCTCGTGA
- a CDS encoding ATP-binding protein — MWGTHRESQPPPALASRPDGTGAVAEETACPLLLVGEQVEDLAGLEELLAPLEHPVHKAVPWSEDLGELLDASPACLIVDARRSWTVGIETARRLLAHPGARYIPVLFLGGHSCGEADLLRGYAVGTVDCILEPLSPDILRLKVGMYLEQHRRQALMREALERAGQAEAAARESERMLRTLLGNVPGMVYRSTTEEPWALSYASQATLVLSGYTPEDFTQRRVTWGELIHPEDAPRVREEMQEALATRSPFTLTYRIRTRTGEERWVWERGVALLGPDEEARALEGFIFDITPFRQAQQERERLHEQLEFEHQRLQSILQQLPVAVHIAEAPSGRTLNFNAQAESILGHPMLPCTCVKDYSQYHAIHPDGRRLAAEEYPIARVLATGKPHPQQELLYDRPDGSVRVLLINAGPIFDARGRLQTVVASFMDITALKRAETHHTFLASVSETLASSLDYEATLAHVVQRAVPDLGDGCALDMVEPDGSLRRLAVAHVDPVRREISQELARHCPPRLEDTTGPGAVIRTGRTELVAEVTEELLVRYASDARHLELLRGTGVTSSLIVPLHARDRTFGALAFFYCRGGQPRASRHYGREEQRLAEDLARRAALAVDNARLYREAQRAVRLRDEFLSVASHELKTPLTPLNLNLSALSREVSRSCSGAGHPEALQRHVDMARRQLWKLSTLLNALFDVSRIAQGRLTLEVTDTDLGEVLGEVAAWFSPEAARVGSKLWVEGEPHVPGRWDRLRLEQVVTNLLSNAIRYGAGRPIHARVEARGDRARLVIRDEGIGISPEALERIFGKFERAVSDRHYGGLGLGLYITRSIVEAMGGTIRVDSRPGQGSTFTVELPRRQE; from the coding sequence ATGTGGGGAACGCATCGGGAGTCACAACCCCCACCCGCTCTCGCGAGCAGGCCGGACGGGACCGGAGCGGTCGCGGAGGAGACAGCCTGCCCGCTGCTGCTCGTGGGAGAGCAGGTGGAGGACCTGGCGGGCCTGGAGGAGCTCCTGGCGCCGCTCGAGCATCCCGTGCACAAGGCGGTCCCCTGGAGTGAAGACCTCGGGGAGCTGCTCGACGCGTCGCCCGCCTGCCTCATCGTCGACGCGCGGCGGAGCTGGACCGTGGGCATCGAGACGGCCCGCCGCCTGCTCGCGCACCCCGGTGCCCGCTACATCCCCGTGCTCTTCCTCGGCGGTCACTCCTGTGGCGAGGCGGACCTGCTGCGCGGCTACGCCGTGGGGACGGTGGACTGCATCCTGGAGCCCCTCTCCCCGGACATCCTCCGCCTCAAGGTGGGGATGTACCTCGAGCAGCACCGGCGGCAGGCGCTGATGCGGGAGGCGCTCGAGCGGGCCGGACAGGCGGAAGCGGCCGCGCGCGAGAGCGAGCGCATGCTGCGCACCCTGCTGGGAAACGTGCCGGGGATGGTCTACCGCAGCACCACCGAGGAGCCCTGGGCCCTGAGCTATGCCAGTCAGGCCACCCTGGTCCTCAGCGGCTACACCCCCGAGGACTTCACGCAGCGGCGCGTGACCTGGGGAGAGTTGATCCACCCCGAGGACGCGCCTCGCGTCCGCGAGGAGATGCAGGAGGCGCTCGCCACCCGGTCGCCCTTCACCCTGACCTATCGCATCCGCACACGGACGGGGGAGGAGCGCTGGGTCTGGGAGCGGGGGGTGGCCCTGCTCGGACCGGACGAGGAGGCACGGGCACTGGAGGGCTTCATCTTCGACATCACCCCCTTCCGGCAGGCCCAGCAGGAACGGGAGCGGCTCCATGAGCAGCTGGAGTTCGAGCACCAGCGCCTGCAGAGCATCCTGCAGCAGCTCCCCGTCGCGGTGCACATCGCCGAGGCGCCCTCCGGACGGACCCTGAACTTCAACGCCCAGGCCGAGTCCATCCTGGGTCACCCCATGCTCCCGTGCACGTGCGTGAAGGACTATTCGCAATACCACGCCATCCATCCGGACGGCCGGCGCCTGGCCGCGGAGGAGTACCCCATTGCCCGGGTGCTGGCCACGGGGAAGCCCCACCCCCAGCAGGAGCTGCTCTACGACCGTCCCGATGGCTCCGTGCGGGTCCTCCTCATCAATGCCGGACCCATCTTCGATGCGCGGGGGAGATTGCAGACGGTGGTGGCCAGCTTCATGGACATCACCGCGCTCAAGCGCGCCGAGACCCACCACACCTTCCTCGCCTCGGTGAGTGAGACGCTGGCCAGCTCGCTGGACTACGAGGCCACGCTGGCCCACGTGGTGCAGCGGGCCGTGCCCGACCTCGGGGATGGCTGCGCGCTGGACATGGTCGAGCCGGACGGCAGCCTGCGCCGGCTGGCGGTGGCCCATGTGGATCCGGTCCGCAGGGAGATCTCCCAGGAGCTGGCCCGCCACTGCCCTCCGCGGCTCGAGGATACCACCGGGCCCGGGGCCGTCATCCGCACCGGCCGCACCGAGCTGGTGGCCGAGGTCACCGAGGAGCTGCTCGTGCGCTACGCGAGTGACGCCCGGCACCTGGAGCTGCTGCGCGGCACGGGCGTCACCTCCTCGCTGATCGTCCCCCTGCACGCCCGCGACCGCACCTTCGGAGCCCTGGCCTTCTTCTACTGCCGGGGGGGCCAGCCCCGCGCGAGCCGCCACTACGGCCGGGAGGAACAGCGGCTGGCCGAGGATCTGGCGCGCCGGGCCGCGCTCGCGGTGGACAACGCCCGGCTGTACCGCGAGGCCCAGCGCGCGGTGCGGCTGCGCGACGAGTTCCTCTCGGTGGCCTCGCATGAGCTGAAGACGCCGCTCACCCCCCTGAACCTCAATCTCAGCGCCCTGTCGCGAGAGGTTTCCCGGAGCTGCTCGGGAGCGGGCCACCCCGAGGCCCTCCAACGGCACGTGGACATGGCCAGGCGCCAGTTGTGGAAGCTCTCCACGTTGCTCAACGCCCTGTTCGACGTCAGCCGCATCGCTCAGGGGAGATTGACGCTGGAAGTGACCGACACGGACCTGGGCGAGGTGCTGGGCGAGGTGGCGGCCTGGTTCTCCCCCGAGGCGGCCCGGGTGGGCTCGAAGCTGTGGGTGGAGGGAGAGCCGCACGTGCCCGGCCGGTGGGACCGGCTGCGGCTGGAGCAGGTCGTCACCAACCTGCTCTCCAACGCCATCCGCTACGGCGCCGGCCGTCCCATCCATGCCCGCGTGGAAGCCAGGGGAGACCGGGCCCGGCTGGTGATACGGGACGAGGGCATCGGCATCTCGCCGGAGGCCCTGGAGCGCATCTTCGGCAAGTTCGAGCGGGCCGTGTCGGACCGGCACTATGGAGGCCTGGGGCTGGGGCTCTACATCACCCGCAGCATCGTGGAGGCCATGGGCGGCACCATCCGCGTGGACAGCCGCCCGGGCCAGGGCTCCACCTTCACCGTCGAGCTGCCGCGCCGTCAGGAATGA
- a CDS encoding sensor histidine kinase yields the protein MWGPQPEAEPPPAPVPPGESDSERMLRTLLGNLRGMAYRCLHEPHYPFLYASPGVLELTGYDAEDFTGSHVFWRELIHPEDVQPVWETVQAALDTRTPFTVTYRIHTRAGEERWVCERGVGIGETPDGVGVLEGFITDITAFKRAEQRQAFLSSVSETLASSLDYEDTLAHVVQRAVPVLGEGCVLDTAEPEGPLRRLAVAHVDPARAELAWELARSYPQRLEDTGGAGAVIRTGKTEVRQHLSDEQFVQYAKDARHLELLRGTGVTSMLTVPLRARGRTLGALTFFHCHTERRYEPEDQLLAEDMARRAALAVDNARLYREAQLAVQLRDEFLSVASHELKTPLTPLHLKLTALSRELPRCCAGDARSEALQRHVTVAKRQVHKMSTLINALLDISRLSRGQLKLEPENTDLGEVLGEVTAWFSPEAARVGSALQVEGEARVPGWWDRLRLEQVVTNLISNAIRYGAGRPIHARVEVVGERARLVVRDEGIGIPPEALERIFGKFERAVPDHHSGGLGLGLYITRSIVEAMGGTIQVDSRPGQGSTFTVELPRFPPAETRR from the coding sequence ATGTGGGGACCCCAGCCGGAAGCCGAACCTCCCCCCGCTCCCGTGCCACCTGGCGAGAGCGACAGTGAGCGCATGCTGCGCACCCTGCTGGGAAATCTCCGGGGCATGGCCTACCGGTGCCTCCATGAGCCCCACTACCCCTTCCTGTACGCCAGCCCCGGGGTCCTGGAGCTCACCGGGTATGACGCCGAGGACTTCACCGGCAGCCACGTGTTCTGGCGGGAGCTGATCCACCCCGAGGACGTCCAGCCGGTCTGGGAAACGGTCCAGGCGGCGCTCGACACCCGGACGCCCTTCACCGTCACCTACCGCATCCACACCCGCGCGGGGGAGGAGCGCTGGGTGTGTGAGCGCGGGGTGGGCATCGGCGAGACCCCGGACGGGGTGGGCGTCCTGGAGGGCTTCATCACCGACATCACCGCCTTCAAGCGCGCCGAGCAGCGCCAGGCCTTCCTGTCCTCGGTGAGCGAGACGCTGGCCAGCTCGCTCGATTACGAGGACACCCTGGCCCATGTGGTGCAGCGGGCGGTGCCGGTGCTGGGGGAGGGGTGCGTGCTGGACACGGCCGAGCCGGAAGGCCCCCTGCGCCGGCTCGCGGTGGCCCACGTGGACCCGGCCCGGGCGGAGCTGGCGTGGGAGCTGGCCCGGAGCTACCCGCAGCGGCTCGAGGACACGGGCGGGGCCGGGGCCGTCATCCGCACCGGGAAGACCGAGGTGCGGCAGCACCTCTCCGACGAGCAGTTCGTCCAATACGCGAAGGACGCCCGGCACCTGGAGCTGCTGCGCGGCACGGGCGTCACCTCCATGCTGACGGTCCCCCTGCGCGCCCGGGGCCGTACCCTCGGCGCGCTCACCTTCTTCCACTGCCACACCGAGCGCCGCTACGAGCCGGAGGACCAGCTGCTGGCCGAGGACATGGCGCGCCGGGCCGCGCTCGCGGTGGACAACGCCCGGCTCTACCGCGAGGCCCAGCTCGCGGTGCAACTGCGCGACGAGTTCCTCTCGGTGGCCTCGCACGAGCTGAAGACGCCGCTCACGCCCCTGCACCTCAAGCTCACCGCCCTGTCTCGCGAGCTGCCGCGGTGCTGCGCCGGGGATGCCCGCTCCGAGGCGCTCCAGCGCCACGTGACGGTGGCCAAACGGCAGGTGCACAAGATGTCCACGCTCATCAATGCGCTGCTGGACATCAGCCGCCTGTCGCGGGGCCAGCTGAAGCTGGAGCCCGAGAACACGGACCTGGGTGAGGTGCTGGGCGAGGTGACGGCCTGGTTCTCCCCCGAGGCGGCCCGGGTGGGCTCGGCGCTCCAGGTGGAGGGAGAGGCGCGGGTGCCGGGCTGGTGGGACCGGCTGCGGCTGGAGCAGGTCGTCACCAATCTCATCTCCAACGCCATCCGCTACGGTGCGGGCCGCCCCATCCATGCCCGCGTGGAGGTGGTGGGAGAGCGCGCACGCCTGGTGGTGCGCGACGAGGGCATTGGCATCCCGCCGGAGGCCCTGGAGCGCATCTTCGGCAAGTTCGAGCGGGCCGTGCCGGACCACCACTCCGGAGGCCTGGGGCTGGGGCTTTACATCACCCGCAGCATCGTGGAGGCCATGGGCGGCACCATCCAGGTGGACAGCCGCCCGGGCCAGGGCTCCACCTTCACCGTCGAGCTGCCGCGCTTCCCTCCAGCGGAGACGCGGCGGTAG
- a CDS encoding RNA polymerase sigma factor, with protein MFDDLTDDELFAEVLQRRAGGEAVGAPLGALCERWARPARYVISKIQASYGRGSPADADELYQDAVGKFLDRGLDQFRGVSEQMPGRSASPKTFFLRIVKHVAIDFYRRQREDLAPAASDPDDAMEEPASEVARAVDLSRRREERSEAQELYWRAFERLQQEHPKEAGAWELYHHQDVEDHEECARRLNISVVNSYKRVSRAQAYLRLYLLDLHQEGGHE; from the coding sequence GTGTTCGACGATCTCACGGATGACGAACTGTTCGCAGAGGTGCTCCAGCGCCGCGCCGGAGGCGAGGCCGTGGGCGCCCCGCTTGGCGCGCTGTGTGAGCGCTGGGCCCGTCCGGCCCGCTACGTCATTTCCAAGATTCAGGCCAGCTATGGCCGTGGCTCTCCGGCGGACGCGGACGAGCTCTATCAGGACGCGGTCGGCAAGTTCCTCGACCGGGGCCTGGACCAGTTCCGGGGCGTCTCCGAGCAGATGCCCGGGCGCAGCGCGTCTCCCAAGACGTTCTTCCTGCGCATCGTCAAGCACGTGGCCATCGACTTCTACCGGCGCCAGCGCGAGGACCTCGCGCCCGCCGCGTCGGACCCCGATGACGCCATGGAGGAGCCCGCCTCCGAGGTGGCGCGCGCGGTGGACCTGTCGCGACGCCGCGAGGAGCGCTCCGAGGCTCAGGAGCTCTACTGGCGTGCCTTCGAGCGCCTGCAGCAGGAGCACCCCAAGGAAGCGGGTGCGTGGGAGCTGTACCACCACCAGGACGTCGAGGATCACGAGGAATGTGCCCGGCGCCTGAACATCAGCGTGGTCAATTCGTACAAGCGCGTCAGCCGCGCACAGGCCTACCTACGGCTCTATCTGCTCGACCTCCATCAGGAGGGCGGGCACGAGTGA
- a CDS encoding HNH endonuclease has translation MAWLPVVLLLVMACATNDGRRVRNESGEDTLPAASCEAANTPQVFLDDGQGRLFALPPLPRHAAVEVSQARFELAMARLAAGLSTPPRPLLPRLTLSWAPPLSSGEQAALVSDYRNWCTRRPGDCLSSPEEEFFLGPDEKVDMALSFAMDGVWAGAHAAVQDFLDPAQLYTAVVTSLTAYLTLLVLPEPVSKVIVITLTAWMVAYLGMDTVKSLLDGWRQMRAEALRAHSFAQLRAAGERFGALIGTQTARVLVMLATMALGSSSHAAMMRPPGPGLPALAELKAGASFLVLLRARTIALSEAGIIASFAPNALAMVSTGDDGGPRRDDEASQLAAPGSDKHRLQSVESWRKPQFTEDGRIIPYKGSRSPAEPITNLGRNRAGQAVTDGQRTIRFDENGFPEFKTKFEALLDDIHIGSRSRPGHYRAANQKLLKAIEEDPTLARELGLSRSSIESLKTSVRAPDGYAWHHHQDVGRMQLVPDGDHLLANSHTGGMAIWGGGR, from the coding sequence ATGGCTTGGCTACCAGTCGTCCTCCTGCTGGTCATGGCCTGCGCCACGAATGACGGGCGACGTGTCCGCAACGAGTCCGGGGAAGACACCTTGCCCGCTGCCTCCTGCGAGGCCGCCAACACACCGCAGGTCTTTCTGGATGACGGCCAGGGTCGCCTTTTCGCTCTGCCCCCGCTGCCTCGCCATGCGGCCGTGGAGGTTTCTCAAGCCCGCTTCGAGCTGGCCATGGCCAGATTGGCGGCAGGATTGTCCACGCCCCCGCGTCCCCTACTGCCCAGGTTGACGCTCTCCTGGGCACCTCCTCTCTCCAGCGGCGAGCAGGCGGCTCTCGTCAGTGACTACCGGAACTGGTGCACCCGCCGTCCTGGTGACTGCCTTTCCTCGCCCGAGGAGGAATTCTTCCTGGGCCCTGACGAGAAAGTGGACATGGCCCTTTCCTTCGCCATGGACGGAGTGTGGGCTGGAGCCCATGCCGCCGTGCAGGACTTCCTGGACCCCGCGCAGCTCTACACCGCAGTCGTCACCTCCCTGACGGCATATCTCACGCTCCTGGTACTGCCCGAGCCCGTCTCGAAAGTCATCGTAATCACCCTCACCGCCTGGATGGTGGCGTATCTGGGGATGGACACGGTCAAGAGTCTGCTCGACGGCTGGCGGCAGATGCGGGCTGAGGCGCTGCGGGCACACTCCTTCGCTCAGCTTCGTGCGGCCGGCGAGCGCTTTGGGGCTCTGATTGGGACGCAGACGGCACGCGTGCTCGTGATGCTGGCCACCATGGCGCTCGGTTCCTCCAGTCACGCCGCCATGATGCGGCCACCGGGGCCTGGCTTGCCTGCCCTCGCCGAATTGAAAGCCGGAGCCAGCTTCCTGGTCCTCCTCAGGGCACGGACGATCGCGCTTTCAGAGGCTGGCATCATCGCGTCCTTCGCCCCCAATGCCCTGGCCATGGTGTCCACGGGTGACGATGGTGGCCCTCGCCGTGACGACGAGGCTTCCCAGCTTGCCGCTCCTGGCTCGGACAAGCACCGGCTACAATCCGTCGAGTCCTGGCGCAAGCCACAGTTCACCGAGGATGGAAGGATTATACCCTACAAGGGGTCGAGGAGCCCAGCAGAGCCCATAACCAACCTGGGCCGCAATCGCGCCGGGCAGGCCGTCACTGACGGGCAGCGGACCATCCGCTTCGACGAAAACGGCTTCCCCGAGTTCAAGACGAAATTCGAGGCTCTTCTGGACGACATCCACATCGGTAGTCGCTCGCGGCCCGGGCACTACAGAGCCGCGAACCAGAAGCTTCTCAAGGCAATCGAGGAGGATCCTACCCTGGCACGGGAGCTTGGTCTTTCCCGGAGTAGCATCGAGAGTCTGAAGACTTCCGTCCGGGCTCCCGACGGCTACGCATGGCATCACCATCAGGATGTGGGCAGGATGCAACTCGTTCCTGATGGAGACCACCTGCTAGCCAATTCCCATACGGGAGGGATGGCCATCTGGGGTGGAGGCCGGTGA
- a CDS encoding SMI1/KNR4 family protein has translation MTIRWMPYLRDKSHPIDVGRLQPVEQAWGVQLPETYKQLVCRYQGMAPEPCVFNVGGAEDVFNDLLTITPIEGRESYSVMRVHAVLAPHLPPGIFPFGRTPGGEYLCFDFRDAPDSPRVVLVTGERSILSVANSFQEFLEGLHDG, from the coding sequence ATGACGATTCGCTGGATGCCCTATCTCCGAGACAAGTCTCATCCCATCGACGTCGGCAGGCTCCAGCCTGTCGAGCAAGCCTGGGGGGTTCAACTCCCTGAGACCTACAAACAGCTCGTTTGCCGCTATCAGGGCATGGCTCCCGAGCCCTGTGTCTTCAACGTCGGCGGAGCCGAGGATGTTTTCAACGACCTCCTGACCATCACTCCCATCGAGGGGCGGGAGTCGTACTCGGTCATGCGTGTCCACGCAGTGCTCGCGCCCCATCTCCCGCCGGGAATCTTCCCATTTGGGAGAACCCCCGGCGGCGAGTACTTGTGCTTCGATTTCAGGGATGCGCCTGACTCGCCCAGGGTCGTTCTCGTGACCGGCGAGCGGTCCATCCTCTCCGTCGCCAACAGCTTCCAGGAGTTCCTGGAGGGACTTCACGACGGATGA
- a CDS encoding oxidoreductase produces the protein METQTRTALVAGASGLVGGFLLDALLEDSRYREVHSLGRRPLPKQHPKLVQHTVDFARLGGEALPPAQEAFCCLGTTIKKAGSQEAFRAVDHDAVLAFASAAKKAGVQRFLVVTALGADARSRVFYNRVKGEAEEALKAMGFESLVILQPSLLLGDRAESRPGERVAIVASRVLAPLLRPLASRPIEARTVARAMVALAHSAPQGVKVAPSGELQQLGR, from the coding sequence ATGGAAACGCAAACACGCACCGCGCTCGTGGCCGGCGCGAGCGGACTCGTCGGAGGCTTCCTCCTCGACGCGCTGCTCGAGGACTCGCGGTACCGGGAAGTGCACTCCCTGGGCCGCCGCCCTCTGCCCAAGCAGCACCCGAAGCTCGTCCAGCACACCGTGGACTTCGCCCGGCTCGGCGGAGAGGCACTGCCGCCCGCCCAGGAGGCCTTCTGCTGCCTGGGCACCACCATCAAGAAGGCTGGCAGCCAGGAAGCCTTCCGCGCCGTGGACCACGACGCCGTGCTGGCCTTCGCGAGCGCCGCGAAGAAGGCGGGCGTCCAGCGCTTCCTCGTGGTGACGGCGCTCGGCGCGGATGCGCGCTCCCGCGTCTTCTACAACCGCGTGAAGGGCGAGGCGGAAGAGGCCCTGAAAGCCATGGGCTTCGAGTCGCTCGTCATCCTCCAGCCGTCGCTGCTGCTCGGAGACCGTGCCGAGAGCCGTCCGGGCGAGCGTGTGGCCATCGTCGCCTCTCGGGTACTCGCGCCCCTGCTGCGCCCGCTGGCGAGCCGCCCCATCGAGGCCCGCACCGTCGCACGGGCCATGGTCGCCCTGGCGCACTCGGCGCCCCAGGGTGTGAAGGTGGCTCCGTCAGGAGAGTTGCAACAGCTCGGCCGGTAG